In one window of Notolabrus celidotus isolate fNotCel1 chromosome 15, fNotCel1.pri, whole genome shotgun sequence DNA:
- the epdr1 gene encoding mammalian ependymin-related protein 1 — translation MHRLLIVLLAAVWASVPGLGRLEVSPAAGPCLAPLQWEGRWVQYDHSTGRNSRSAVSYDGVNQRLRVLQQNKKHTPCQKFFEYIYLYQSMVMFQIDQKTKDCSKIALSEAWDPFDIPDNSTFEDQYIIGGPGDNVEVQEWSDRKPARQHETWVGVYTLKDCYPVQETYTRNSSVTTSTRFFNLQLGISDPDVFTPPSTCQSARPERMLESYC, via the exons ATGCACCGACTCCTGATCGTGCTCCTTGCCGCAGTATGGGCCTCTGTCCCCGGCCTGGGCAGGCTGGAGGTGTCCCCGGCTGCAGGGCCCTGCCTGGCCCCGCTGCAGTGGGAGGGCAGGTGGGTCCAGTACGACCACAGCACCGGGAGGAACAGCCGCTCAGCTGTGTCCTACGACGGCGTGAACCAGAGACTCCGAGTCCTGCAGCAGAACAAGAAACACACCCCGTGTCAGAA GTTTTTTGAGTACATCTACCTGTACCAAAGCATGGTGATGTTCCAGATTGACCAGAAGACCAAAGACTGCTCAAAGATCGCTCTGAGCGAGGCCTGGGATCCCTTCGACATCCCAGACAACTCCACCTTCGAGGACCAGTACATCATCGGAGGCCCCGGGGACAACGTAGAGGTTCAGGAGTGGTCGGACAGAAAGCCGGCACGCCAAC ATGAGACCTGGGTGGGCGTCTACACCCTGAAGGACTGCTACCCGGTGCAGGAGACCTACACCAGGAACAGCAGCGTCACCACCTCCACCCGCTTCTTCAACCTCCAGCTGGGCATCAGCGACCCAGACGTCTTCACGCCGCCCAGCACCTGTCAATCAGCCCGGCCTGAGAGGATGCTGGAGTCCTACTGCTGA
- the nol7 gene encoding nucleolar protein 7, with amino-acid sequence MAKKQRGKTSPSKKATVETTERIMESFSDEEEEGPEEVAFEDSKTEALRSMKEALQRARREKELLKEKRRKRQELFQEQKKRKLLPDDVLEEMDSAPSKKTRQVDEEAPHPDEEEKQDEERDEGSRRKKKKKKSGKMARSRNLKGNYTVTTAKERASASCQQQAAQDFIQSRLYGPGSCRTTSNELLSLQNKKGRNKSAAVQFVKKDWACKEKAKAEKLKKRWVHRQQISSC; translated from the exons ATGGCGAAGAAACAACGTGGGAAAACTTCACCGTCAAAGAAAGCGACAGTAGAGACAACAGAGAGGATCATGGAGAGTTTcagtgatgaggaggaggagggtcctGAAGAGGTCGCGTTTGAAGACTCGAAGACTGAGGCTCTCAGGAGCATGAAGGAGGCTCTGCAGAGAGCCAGGAG GGAGAAAGAGCTGCTGAAGGAAAAGAGACGGAAGAGACAGGAGCTGTTCCAGGAGCAGAAG aaaagaaaacttttaCCGGACGATGTTTTGGAGGAAATGGACTCTGCTCCCTCAAA GAAGACGAGACAGGTGGACGAAGAAG CTCCTCATCCTGATGAAGAGGAGAAGCAGGACGAAGAGCGAGACGAGGGGAGccggaggaagaagaagaagaagaagagtgggaAAATGGCACGCAGCAGAAA TCTGAAGGGAAACTACACGGTGACCACGGCCAAAGAGCGAGCGTCGGCGTCCTGCCAGCAGCAGGCGGCTCAAGACTTCATCCAGTCCAGACTGTACGGACCAGGAAGCTGCAGGACCACAA GTAAcgagctgctctccctccagAACAAGAAGGGGAGGAATAAAAGTGCGGCTGTGCAGTTTGTCAAGAAAGACTGGG CCTGTAAAGAAAAAGCCAAAGCAGAGAAGCTGAAGAAGAGGTGGGTCCACAGGCAGCAGATTTCCTCCTGCTGA